In one Halichondria panicea chromosome 4, odHalPani1.1, whole genome shotgun sequence genomic region, the following are encoded:
- the LOC135334686 gene encoding ribonucleoside-diphosphate reductase subunit M2 B-like encodes MTTTVSRAPFSNISNKENEAPTTVPTKKSRQPLAPLPVEEPILEEQMEVVEEDAADRRLKELEKQEPLLQENPRRFVLFPIQNPDIWQFYKKAEASFWTVEEVDLSKDMTDWNRLKPEEQHFIKHVLAFFAASDGIVNENLVERFSSEVQVTEARCFYGFQIAIENIHSEMYSLLIDTYIREPAEREYLFNAIETMPCVKQKADWALKWIASETASFAERIVAFAAVEGIFFSGSFAAVFWLKKRGLMPGLTFSNELISRDEGLHCDFACLLFSKLQHKPSSERVKAIITDAVSIEQDFLTRALPVSVIGMNCELMKRYIEFVADRLLVAMQQTKVYNVENPFDFMENISLEGKTNFFEKRVGEYQKSGVMSDKAEHVFTLDADF; translated from the exons ATGACTACTACAGTTTCTCGAGCCCCCTTCAGCAACATCTCCAACAAAGAAAATGAGGCACCAACCACAGTACCAACGAAGAAAAGCCGTCAACCTTTGGCTCCACTGCCAGTAGAAGAGCCTATCCTTGAAGAACAG ATGGAAGTAGTAGAGGAAGATGCTGCAGATCGAAGACTAAAAGAGCTTGAGAAACAGGAACCTCTGCTTCAGGAGAACCCAAGAAGATTCGTTCTATTTCCCATTCAGAATCCAGATATCTGGCAGTTTTATAAGAAAGCTGAGG CTTCTTTCTGGACAGTAGAAGAGGTCGACTTGTCTAAGGATATGACAGATTGGAACAGATTGAAG CCTGAGGAGCAGCACTTCATCAAGCATGTGTTGGCTTTCTTTGCTGCCAGTGATGGCATAGTCAATGAGAATCTGGTGGAGCGGTTCAGTTCTGAGGTGCAGGTCACCGAGGCTAGGTGCTTCTATGGATTCCAGATTGCCATCGAGAACATTCATTCGGAGATGTACAGTCTGCTCATTGACACATATATCAGAGAGCCAGCAGAGAGAGAGTATTTATTCAATGCTATTGAGACAA TGCCCTGTGTGAAGCAGAAGGCTGATTGGGCACTCAAGTGGATTGCATCCGAAACTGCATCTTTCGCTGAGCGAATTGTTGCTTTTGCTGCTGTCGAGGGAATCTTCTTTTCCGGTTCTTTTGCTGCCGTCTTCTGGCTGAAGAAAAG GGGATTGATGCCTGGTCTGACGTTCTCTAATGAGCTGATCAGTCGCGATGAAGGGTTGCACTGTGATTTTGCCTGTCTGCTCTTCTCCAAGCTCCAGCACAAGCCCTCCTCAGAGAGAGTGAAGGCCATCATCACTGATGCTGTCTCCATTGAGCAAGAT TTCCTAACGAGGGCTCTACCTGTGAGCGTGATTGGCATGAACTGTGAGCTGATGAAGCGCTATATTGAGTTCGTTGCTGACAGGTTGCTTGTGGCTATGCAGCAGACAAAG GTTTATAACGTTGAGAATCCCTTTGACTTCATGGAGAACATTTCACTGGAGGGAAAGACTAACTTCTTTGAGAAGCGAGTGGGAGAATATCAAAAGAGTGGAGTCATGTCTGACAAAGCAGAGCACGTCTTCACACTCGACGCAGACTTTTGA